The DNA region GTGGAGAAAGAAGGACAAGGTGCCGTTCCGGACCACCTGCGCGACGCGCACTATCCCGGCGCCAAGGCTCTCGGGCACGGGGCGGGGTATAAATACCCGCACGCCTACCCTGGGGCGCAGGTCGAGCAGACCTACATGCCCGAAGGTTTCGAGGGAAAGAAGTACTGGAAGCCGGAGCCCGGGGTGGGCGGGGAACCGGACGCCGAGAACCTGGGGGAGCAATGACGGCAACGATCGCCGCTCTGGAAGCAACCGATTACGCCGTCCTCGTCATCGCCGCTTTCTTCGCTCTCGCGGTGATCGTGGTGTCGATCCTCGTTCTGAATCTCTTCCGGGTCGTTTCGAGCACGAAGGAGCTGGTCGACGGCGTGACCCAGGAGACCGTTCCCTTGATCCATGAGGTCGGGAACACCGTGAAGGGCGTCAACCACGAGATCGAGCGCGTGGACTCGATCATGGCCTCGGCGCAGACCGTGGCTCACAACGTCGAGACGATCTCCCACACCGTGAAGGCGGCCGTCACCAACCCGCTCGTGAAAGCGCTGGCCTTCTTCGCCGGCGCCCGCCGTGCGACCAGCAAGCTGAAGGAGAAGGACTAGTGCGGCGTGTCTTCTGGGGCCTCGTCGGCATCGGCATCGGCGTCACGGTCGGCGTCGCCGTGGTTCGCTGGGCGAACCGCACCAAGGAGCGCTACTCGCCGCCGAACCTCGCGCGCGAGGCCGGCTCGTACGCCTCCGGCCTGAGGGAGCGGCTGCGCGACGCGATCGAGGCGGGACGCCAGGAGATGATCGTCCGCGAGGCGGAGCTCCGCGAGGAGCTGGGGCTCGACCCGGCCTAGCAGGACCGTCGCAAACCGCCCCGCCCGCACCGCTTCCCTCGCTTAGAATCGGGGCCGATGAAGGTCTCCGATATCAGGCGTACGTTCCTCGAGTTCTTCCGCGAGCGCGATCACCGGGTCGTTCCGTCGTCGTCGCTCGTCCCCGAGGATCCGTCCGCACCGCTGCTCACCACCGCGGGGATGGTTCAGTTCATCCCATACCTGAGCGGGCGCAAGCCGATCGAGTTCCCGCGCGCGGCGTCATGTCAGAAGTCCGCCCGCACGACCGACATCGACCTCGTTGGGCTCGACGCGCGGCATCAGACCTTCTTCGAGATGCTCGGCAACTTCTCGTTCGGCGACTACTTCAAAGCCGACGCGATCCGCTGGGCGTGGGAGCTGTCGCTCGAAGGCTTCGGACTCGACCCCGGACGCATCTGGGCAACGGTGTACGAGCAGGACGACGAGGCGGCCGAGATCTGGCGCGCGTACCTGCCGGCCGAGCGCATCATCCGCATGGGCAGGGAGGACAACTTCTGGTGGATGGGGGTCGCCGGACCCGGCGGCCCGTGCTCTGAGCTGTACTACGACCGCGGTCCCGAGTACGGCGAGGTTGAGGGGTTCGTGCCGGGCGACCGGATCATGGAGTACTGGAACCTCGTCTTCACCGAGTTCCAGGTCGACGCGACCGGCGAGCCCGTGCAGCCGTTGCCGCAACGCAACGTCGACACCGGACTCGGGTTGGAGCGCCTGGCGGCGATCCTCCAGAAGGTTCCGGGCGCGTACGAGACCGACGTGTTCAAGCCGATCATCGAGCGCGCCGAGCAGCTCGCCGGGGTCGAGTACCAAGCCGCGTACGAACCGTTGGTGAAGACCGACGTATCGCTGCGGATCCTCGCCGAGCACGCGCGCTTCGCAACGTTCCTCATCGGCGACGGCGTCTTTCCGTCCAACGAGGGCCGCGGCTACGTATTGCGGCGGGTCATCCGCCGTGCCGCCCGCCACGCCCGGATCCTCGGGATCCGCGAGCCGATCATGGCGCAGCTCATCGACGCGGTCGTCGCCACGATGGGCGACGCCTACCCCGAGATCGTCTCCGGCAAGGAGATGATCGCCGGCGCTGCGGCGGCCGAGGAGGATCAGTTCCGGAACACGCTGAGCAAGGGCATCACGCTGCTCGACGACGAGATGGAGAGTGCGAGGAAGAGCGGCACGTCCCGCGTCTCGGGCAAGACGGCGTTCAAGCTCCACGACACCTACGGCTTCCCGCTCGAGCTGACGCTCGAGATCGCTCGTGAAGCCGGCATGGAGGTCGACGAGGGCGAGTTCTCGTCGCTGATGCGCGAGCAGCAGGAGCGCGCCCGCGGAGCGGCCAAGCGCGAGATCGCGTCGAGCGAGAAAGCCTTGCGTGAGATCCTGACCGAACGCGGCCCGACCAAGTTCCTGGGCTACGAGCGTTTGGAGTCCGACGGGTTGCTCGTGGGGCTCGTTCGCGACGGCGAACGCGTCCCGGCCGCGGTCGAAGGCGAGGAGATCGAGGTCCTCCTCGACGCGACGCCGTTCTACGCGGAAGGAGGCGGCCAGGTCGGCGACACCGGACTCATCACCGCAGGCGGGGCGAGGCTCGAGGTGCTCGACACCCAGGAGGCGCTCGGCGAGCTGATCGTGCACCGCGTCCGCGTCCGGCAAGGAGAAGCGGTGACGGGTACCGACGTGCATGCAGCGGTCGACGCGGGTCGTCGCGGGTCGATCGCGCGGAGCCACACGGCGACCCATGTGCTGCACGCCACTTTGCGCGCGGCCGTCGGCTCGCACGCGCGTCAGGCCGGCTCGCTGGTCGACGCCGGACGGCTTCGCTTCGACTTCCCGCACACGGAACCGGTGTCGCGGGATCTCCTCGCCGAGATCGAGGACACCGTGAACCGGCGTTTGCTGTCGGACGACCTCGTCCGACCGTACGAGACGACGCGCGAGGAAGCGAACACGATCGGCGCGATGATGCTGTTCGAAGAGAAGTACGGCGACGTCGTCCGCGTCGTCGAGATCGGCGATTACTCGATCGAGCTGTGCGGCGGCACGCACGTCACCCACACGAGCCAGGTCGGGCTGGTCAAGATCCTCGGAGAGGCGTCGATCGGCTCGAATATGCGCCGCGTGGAGGCGCTGACGGGCGCGGAGGCGATCGAAGGGTACCGGCGGGACCGGACGCTCCTCGAGCAGATCGCGACCCTCGTGCGCGGCACGCCCGACGAGGCGGCCGACAAGGTGCGGCGGATCCTCGACGACCTCAAAGCGGCCCGTTCGGAGATGGAACGGTCGCGCAAGGGAGATGTCAAGGATCTCGCCGGGACGCTCGCTGGGAAGGCGGAGCTCGTCGGGGACGCCGCGTTCGTTGCGGCCGAAGTGCCCGGCGTCGGCGTCGGCGACCTGCGTTCGCTCGCGGTCGCGGTTCGCGAAGCCGTGCACGGACCGGCGATCGTGGCCCTCGCGTCCGGAGCCGACGGGAAAGCCGGTATCGCGGTGGCCGTCTCCAAGGAGCTCGTCGGCCGCGGCATCAAAGCACCCGTGCTCGCGAAAGGGCCGGCGGAGGCGATCGGCGGCCGCGCTGGCGGCAAGGACGACCTGGCGACCGGCGGCGGCAACCGCCCCGACGGAGTAAGCGAAGCGGTGCGCATCGCCGCCGAGGAAGCCCGGCGCGCCTTGGGATCATGAGCAGAGCGCTGGGCGTCGACGTCGGAACGGAGCGGACCGGTATCGCGGTCGAGGTTGTCGGCATCGCGCAGCCGCTGCGGGTCCTCACCGCGTCGGGCGACGATCTCGTCCCCGCGGTCGTGGCGATCGCCCGCGAGGAGGCGGCAACCGAGATCGTGATCGGTCACCCGCTGCGCATGGACGGCAACGAAGGGCCCGCCGCCGTCCGCGCGCGCGAGATCGCCGATGCGGTGCGGAACGAAGCGGGTCTGCCGGTCGTGCTGTGGGACGAGCGGCTCACCACCGTGCAAGCGGAACGGACGCTGGTCGGCGCGGGCGTGCGGCGCCGCAAGCGGCGGACGGTGATCGACAAGCTCGCCGCAACGGTGTTGTTGCAGAGCTACCTCGACTCCGGCAGGCCGGCGGAGGGAACGCGATGACCACGATCGTCGAGCCGCCGGTCTCCGAGGAGCAGGTTCCCGAGCCGCCACGGCGCCGGCGCCCGAAGCTGACTCCCCTCGGGAAGCTGGTCGTCTTCCTCCTGGTCTTGCTACTCCCGATGGGAGCCTTCGCGGGGTACGTGTTGAACGCCGCCGGCGGCTCCGGCGGCGACGGGAGCGAGGTTTCCGTCGTGATCGAGCCCGGCTCCTCGGCCTCGGAGATCGCCTCGCAGCTCGAGCGAGCCGGTGTGATCGAGGCGGCATGGGTTTTCCGCTTGTACGCGCGATTCCGGGGCAGCGCGGGGAGTCTCAAGCCGGGGCAGTACGACTTCCGCAAAGGGATGAGTTACTCGACGGTGTTCGCGCTCCTCGAGAAGGGCCCGGCGGTCGAGTTCACGCGCGTCACGATCCCGGAGGGGAAAACCGTCCGGGAGATCGCCCAGATCCTCGAGCGCGTCGCCGGGATCCCGGCAACGGAATTTCTCGCCGAGGCGACGAGCGGGAAGCACTCGCTGCCGATCCTCCCGCGCAACACCAAGAATCTCGAAGGCACCCTTTTCCCGAAGACCTACGATCTCATCAAGGGGATAACGGTCGCTCAGGTCGTCGAGCGCCTTCACGGCCAGTTCGAGAAAGAGATCGCCGCCCTCGACTGGTCCACCGCCGACCGGCTCGACGTGACCCCCTACCAGATCCTGATCATCGCGAGCATGATCGAGCGCGAGGCTCGGGTTTCTCAGGACCGCGCGAAGATCTCACGCGTGATCCACAACCGGCTCGCGAAGCCGATGCGCCTGCAGATCGATGCGACGGTCCAATACGGGATCTATCTCGAGACCGGCTCGTACAAGCAGCCGTTGTTGGTCGAGGACTATCAGTTCTCCTCGCCGTACAACACCTATCTCATCGACCGGCTGCCGCCCGCCCCTATCGCGAGCCCCGGCCTCGAGTCGATCCAAGCAGCGCTGAACCCCGAGAAGGGGGATTGGCTGTACTACGTGTTGATCAACGACAAGGGCGAGCACGGGTTCGCGGAGACCTACGAAGAGTTCCTCCGGCTCAAGAATTCCCGGTGATGCGAGCGATCTCGGGTGCCACACGGGTGGCCGGGATCATCGGCTGGCCGGTCGATGCGAGTCTCTCCCCGGCGATCCACAACGCCGCGTTCGCCGCGACCGGTCTCGACTGGGTCTACGTCGGGTTTCCCGTGCGCCCGAACGCGCTCGGGAACGCGATCCAGGGGATGCGCGGCCTGGGGATATCCGGATTGAACGTCACGATGCCGCACAAGCAGTCGGTCATCGCACACCTCGACGGCCTCACCCCTGATGTCGAACGGGTCGGCGCCGT from Actinomycetota bacterium includes:
- the alaS gene encoding alanine--tRNA ligase, with the protein product MKVSDIRRTFLEFFRERDHRVVPSSSLVPEDPSAPLLTTAGMVQFIPYLSGRKPIEFPRAASCQKSARTTDIDLVGLDARHQTFFEMLGNFSFGDYFKADAIRWAWELSLEGFGLDPGRIWATVYEQDDEAAEIWRAYLPAERIIRMGREDNFWWMGVAGPGGPCSELYYDRGPEYGEVEGFVPGDRIMEYWNLVFTEFQVDATGEPVQPLPQRNVDTGLGLERLAAILQKVPGAYETDVFKPIIERAEQLAGVEYQAAYEPLVKTDVSLRILAEHARFATFLIGDGVFPSNEGRGYVLRRVIRRAARHARILGIREPIMAQLIDAVVATMGDAYPEIVSGKEMIAGAAAAEEDQFRNTLSKGITLLDDEMESARKSGTSRVSGKTAFKLHDTYGFPLELTLEIAREAGMEVDEGEFSSLMREQQERARGAAKREIASSEKALREILTERGPTKFLGYERLESDGLLVGLVRDGERVPAAVEGEEIEVLLDATPFYAEGGGQVGDTGLITAGGARLEVLDTQEALGELIVHRVRVRQGEAVTGTDVHAAVDAGRRGSIARSHTATHVLHATLRAAVGSHARQAGSLVDAGRLRFDFPHTEPVSRDLLAEIEDTVNRRLLSDDLVRPYETTREEANTIGAMMLFEEKYGDVVRVVEIGDYSIELCGGTHVTHTSQVGLVKILGEASIGSNMRRVEALTGAEAIEGYRRDRTLLEQIATLVRGTPDEAADKVRRILDDLKAARSEMERSRKGDVKDLAGTLAGKAELVGDAAFVAAEVPGVGVGDLRSLAVAVREAVHGPAIVALASGADGKAGIAVAVSKELVGRGIKAPVLAKGPAEAIGGRAGGKDDLATGGGNRPDGVSEAVRIAAEEARRALGS
- the ruvX gene encoding Holliday junction resolvase RuvX, which produces MSRALGVDVGTERTGIAVEVVGIAQPLRVLTASGDDLVPAVVAIAREEAATEIVIGHPLRMDGNEGPAAVRAREIADAVRNEAGLPVVLWDERLTTVQAERTLVGAGVRRRKRRTVIDKLAATVLLQSYLDSGRPAEGTR
- the mltG gene encoding endolytic transglycosylase MltG, with translation MTTIVEPPVSEEQVPEPPRRRRPKLTPLGKLVVFLLVLLLPMGAFAGYVLNAAGGSGGDGSEVSVVIEPGSSASEIASQLERAGVIEAAWVFRLYARFRGSAGSLKPGQYDFRKGMSYSTVFALLEKGPAVEFTRVTIPEGKTVREIAQILERVAGIPATEFLAEATSGKHSLPILPRNTKNLEGTLFPKTYDLIKGITVAQVVERLHGQFEKEIAALDWSTADRLDVTPYQILIIASMIEREARVSQDRAKISRVIHNRLAKPMRLQIDATVQYGIYLETGSYKQPLLVEDYQFSSPYNTYLIDRLPPAPIASPGLESIQAALNPEKGDWLYYVLINDKGEHGFAETYEEFLRLKNSR
- a CDS encoding DUF948 domain-containing protein — translated: MTATIAALEATDYAVLVIAAFFALAVIVVSILVLNLFRVVSSTKELVDGVTQETVPLIHEVGNTVKGVNHEIERVDSIMASAQTVAHNVETISHTVKAAVTNPLVKALAFFAGARRATSKLKEKD